Proteins encoded within one genomic window of Mycolicibacterium aubagnense:
- a CDS encoding TIGR03617 family F420-dependent LLM class oxidoreductase has protein sequence MHVDVMTVPQPLAQMGALAQRTQAAGFSGLLLTETGRTAYLSAAVASQAAPGLELSTGVAVAFPRSPFVTAASAWELQEATGGRFRLGIGTQVRTHVVRRYGMPFEQPGPRLRDYVRAVKACFTAFRTGKLDHHGDFYDLDFITPQWSPGPIGVPDPKVDIAAVNPWMLRMAGEVADGVHVHPLGEPGYLARHVLPNVAAGAEKAGRSPADIDMIIPAMTIVGDSDEERHNEREFVRASMSFYGSTPNYAFIWDEAGFEGTTARLREKQKAGDTAGMMAQITDEHIAAFATESTWDELAEKLIGKYEGVATRLVLYNALGGSDRFERYGDIAQRLSAR, from the coding sequence GTGCACGTCGACGTGATGACCGTTCCGCAGCCATTGGCTCAGATGGGCGCACTTGCCCAGCGCACTCAAGCAGCCGGATTCTCCGGCCTGCTGCTGACCGAGACTGGCAGGACGGCTTATCTGAGCGCAGCGGTCGCGTCTCAAGCGGCTCCCGGACTCGAGCTGTCCACTGGTGTCGCCGTGGCATTTCCGCGCAGCCCGTTCGTCACCGCGGCCTCCGCGTGGGAACTCCAGGAGGCCACCGGCGGCAGATTCCGGCTCGGCATCGGCACCCAGGTGCGCACGCACGTGGTGCGGCGTTACGGCATGCCCTTCGAGCAACCGGGCCCGCGACTGCGCGACTATGTACGCGCCGTCAAAGCGTGCTTCACCGCCTTTCGGACCGGCAAGCTCGACCACCACGGCGATTTCTACGACCTGGACTTCATCACGCCGCAATGGAGCCCGGGGCCCATCGGCGTTCCCGATCCCAAGGTCGATATCGCCGCGGTGAATCCGTGGATGCTGCGCATGGCCGGCGAAGTCGCCGACGGAGTGCACGTTCACCCGCTCGGCGAGCCGGGCTACCTCGCCCGCCACGTGCTGCCCAATGTCGCTGCCGGCGCCGAGAAGGCGGGCCGTTCCCCCGCCGATATCGACATGATCATCCCGGCGATGACGATCGTCGGCGACAGCGATGAGGAACGGCACAACGAACGCGAATTCGTCCGCGCCAGTATGAGCTTCTACGGCAGCACACCCAACTACGCGTTCATCTGGGACGAGGCCGGTTTCGAGGGCACCACCGCACGCCTGCGGGAGAAGCAGAAAGCCGGCGACACGGCGGGCATGATGGCGCAGATCACTGATGAGCACATCGCTGCGTTCGCTACCGAATCCACCTGGGATGAATTGGCAGAGAAGCTCATTGGCAAATACGAGGGCGTGGCCACGCGCCTCGTGCTGTACAACGCCCTCGGCGGATCAGACCGGTTCGAGCGGTACGGCGACATCGCCCAGAGGTTGTCGGCTCGCTGA
- a CDS encoding zinc ribbon domain-containing protein YjdM, with translation MSETVDQTPPCPACSSEYTYESGALYACPMCGHEWAAGDSGDTEPDGGRVVKDAVGNVLADGDTVTLVKSVKVSGGGGGAIKVGTKVRGITLITDGVGDHDIDANVPGFGRLQLKSSVVKKSS, from the coding sequence ATGAGCGAAACCGTGGACCAGACGCCACCGTGCCCTGCGTGTTCGAGTGAGTACACCTACGAGTCGGGAGCGCTCTACGCCTGCCCCATGTGTGGCCATGAGTGGGCCGCCGGTGACAGCGGTGACACGGAGCCGGACGGCGGGCGCGTGGTGAAGGACGCGGTTGGCAACGTGCTGGCGGACGGCGACACTGTCACGCTTGTGAAGAGTGTCAAGGTGTCGGGCGGCGGAGGCGGTGCCATCAAGGTGGGCACCAAGGTTCGCGGCATCACGCTTATCACCGACGGCGTCGGCGACCACGACATCGACGCCAACGTCCCGGGTTTCGGTCGGCTGCAGCTCAAGTCGAGCGTCGTCAAGAAGTCCTCCTGA
- a CDS encoding TetR/AcrR family transcriptional regulator, protein MSTTEHEPKSVRNSGVRGNAAGDRRVRRTRKRLHTAFLELVVEQGYDKTTIQDILDRADVGRSTFYVHFRDKEALLAASFDDMRDQLEDALAAIPQSRDIDVTMPATSLFEHAFRHQPIYRALCGRHGGDVVQRHLRHLIGDVLRKHLRPQMTSADPAVPADVAAEFHTSATLGLLSWWIEHDFCNGPQWLAATYRSLAVP, encoded by the coding sequence ATGTCCACAACCGAACACGAACCGAAATCTGTTCGGAATTCAGGGGTTCGCGGCAATGCGGCGGGCGATCGTCGGGTGCGGCGCACCCGGAAGCGGCTGCATACCGCTTTCCTGGAACTCGTCGTCGAGCAGGGCTATGACAAGACCACCATCCAGGACATTCTCGACCGCGCTGACGTGGGCCGCTCGACTTTTTACGTCCATTTCCGGGACAAGGAAGCGTTGCTGGCGGCGAGCTTCGATGACATGCGTGATCAACTCGAGGATGCGCTCGCCGCGATTCCGCAGTCTCGCGATATCGACGTAACCATGCCTGCGACATCGCTTTTCGAGCACGCTTTCCGACACCAACCGATCTATCGAGCGTTGTGTGGCCGGCACGGCGGTGATGTGGTCCAGCGTCACCTGCGCCACTTGATCGGCGATGTCCTGCGCAAGCATCTGCGACCGCAGATGACGTCGGCAGACCCCGCTGTGCCCGCCGACGTGGCGGCCGAGTTCCATACCTCAGCCACGTTGGGACTGTTGTCGTGGTGGATCGAGCACGACTTCTGTAACGGACCGCAGTGGCTGGCGGCGACGTACCGCAGCCTGGCCGTGCCCTGA
- a CDS encoding DUF302 domain-containing protein, with protein sequence MTNAVPYRVTRFVLDTADTFNGLRQRFESLVPTIDLAELADVIASGDLAAVQRYTAAHAPHSLVNFWTFDPTPMMALAGHRTRAVTYMVGNNVIAETMFRHDPGIMLYAPMRVVIYEESDGAVHLSIDQPSTRFGSFGDARIAEVGARLDARLADLLSLLGVAAPRELGAI encoded by the coding sequence ATGACCAACGCAGTCCCGTATCGGGTCACCCGCTTCGTCCTCGACACCGCTGACACCTTCAACGGTCTACGTCAGCGCTTCGAAAGCCTGGTCCCCACAATCGATCTCGCGGAGCTCGCCGACGTGATCGCATCGGGAGACCTGGCCGCCGTCCAGCGCTACACTGCCGCGCACGCACCACACTCGCTCGTGAACTTCTGGACGTTCGACCCGACACCGATGATGGCGCTGGCCGGCCACCGAACCCGCGCGGTCACGTACATGGTGGGCAACAACGTAATAGCCGAAACCATGTTCCGCCACGACCCCGGCATCATGCTCTACGCACCGATGCGTGTGGTGATCTACGAAGAATCCGACGGCGCAGTACATCTCAGCATTGACCAGCCGTCGACCAGGTTCGGGAGCTTCGGAGATGCCAGGATCGCCGAGGTCGGGGCCCGACTCGACGCCAGGCTCGCCGACCTGCTTTCGCTGCTGGGGGTGGCAGCTCCGCGCGAACTCGGCGCGATCTGA
- a CDS encoding DUF4436 domain-containing protein: MKVRVIASAVVVIAVYVTTIALYAGTGLGRPSRVSEPTPTADGTTVTVDLNEVHAVKGDMVANVTVVPGPALLDPQTHGLTEDLSVAVQSAVTPTRRTWTKGMVPDVFPVALILSGDPGGYPFDHYQSGPITVELFRGASHVPIRVAPAFFDRVPGWMFHIPADGNGAVPSVYRVNAQRSPSTAAFAAVLVGALVTIAVLGAVVAVQTARNRRKFQPPMTTWFAAMLFAVVPLRNALPDAPPIGTWIDVSVVLWVIATLVASMSLYITCWWRHLKPE; encoded by the coding sequence ATGAAGGTCCGGGTAATCGCCAGCGCGGTGGTCGTCATCGCGGTGTATGTCACGACGATCGCACTGTATGCGGGTACCGGGCTGGGACGTCCGAGTCGAGTCAGCGAACCGACGCCGACAGCCGACGGCACCACCGTCACCGTCGACCTCAATGAGGTCCATGCGGTCAAAGGCGACATGGTTGCCAACGTCACGGTTGTGCCTGGACCCGCACTCCTGGACCCGCAAACCCACGGCCTTACCGAAGACCTCAGTGTCGCAGTGCAATCCGCGGTGACGCCCACCCGCCGCACCTGGACGAAAGGCATGGTGCCCGATGTCTTCCCAGTCGCCCTGATCTTGTCCGGCGACCCTGGCGGTTACCCATTCGATCACTACCAATCAGGCCCGATCACCGTCGAACTGTTCCGGGGTGCATCGCACGTACCGATCCGCGTGGCGCCCGCGTTTTTCGATCGTGTGCCCGGCTGGATGTTCCACATTCCGGCTGACGGCAATGGCGCCGTACCGAGCGTCTATCGCGTCAACGCACAGCGCTCGCCGAGCACCGCCGCGTTTGCCGCAGTACTCGTCGGCGCGCTCGTCACGATTGCCGTACTGGGCGCGGTCGTCGCCGTTCAGACCGCACGCAACCGCCGAAAATTCCAGCCGCCGATGACGACATGGTTCGCCGCGATGCTTTTCGCGGTGGTGCCACTGCGCAACGCGCTGCCCGACGCACCGCCCATCGGAACGTGGATCGACGTGTCCGTCGTGCTGTGGGTGATCGCGACGCTGGTCGCCTCGATGAGTCTGTACATCACCTGCTGGTGGCGACATCTCAAGCCCGAATAG
- a CDS encoding class I SAM-dependent methyltransferase, protein MVEQSLWMQKVEADPGHSQWYIERFRALARAGEDLVGEARLIDAMASRGARILDAGCGPGRVGGYLAAAGHDVVGVDVDPALIAAAEQDHPGPRWLVGDLAELDLPARGIPEPFDLIVSAGNVMTFVAPSTRIQVLSRLRAHLADDGRAVIGFGGGRDYEFGQFFQDASQAGLTPELLLSTWDMRLFTDKSDFLVAVLIPIPPPVA, encoded by the coding sequence ATGGTCGAGCAGAGCCTGTGGATGCAGAAAGTCGAAGCCGATCCTGGCCACTCGCAGTGGTACATCGAGCGGTTTCGGGCATTGGCTCGTGCCGGTGAGGACCTGGTGGGCGAAGCCCGGCTGATCGACGCGATGGCGTCTCGCGGCGCGCGGATTCTCGATGCCGGCTGCGGTCCCGGCCGGGTCGGCGGATATCTCGCAGCGGCCGGCCATGACGTGGTCGGAGTGGACGTCGACCCCGCTCTCATCGCGGCCGCCGAGCAGGATCATCCCGGCCCGCGCTGGCTGGTGGGCGACCTTGCCGAACTCGATCTGCCGGCCCGCGGCATCCCCGAGCCGTTCGACCTGATCGTCTCGGCCGGCAATGTGATGACATTCGTCGCCCCGAGCACCAGAATCCAGGTGCTCTCCCGGCTGCGCGCACACCTCGCCGACGACGGCCGCGCGGTGATCGGCTTCGGTGGGGGCCGCGACTACGAGTTCGGTCAGTTCTTCCAGGACGCCAGCCAAGCTGGCCTCACCCCCGAACTGCTGCTGTCCACCTGGGATATGCGGCTGTTCACCGACAAATCCGACTTCTTGGTCGCAGTCCTCATCCCGATCCCGCCCCCGGTAGCGTGA
- a CDS encoding FKBP-type peptidyl-prolyl cis-trans isomerase produces MNFSRVSSSVALTACAASLAVALTACGSDDKPAAASTTQAPLVTTSPSPATALDNSSTAAARTCPTAEGQAGSPEWTLNGATGSVAVTGSTDTTAPVVTVKGPFSVNQTQVQTLKAGTGPVVPETATVSVCYAGFNGRDGSKFDSAYDRGAPATFSLMRVVPGFQKAIAGQKVGSTVAVAMTSADGYPDGQPSAGIEKGDSLVFAIKILDVSN; encoded by the coding sequence GTGAACTTCTCTCGCGTGTCCTCCTCCGTTGCCCTGACCGCCTGCGCCGCATCACTCGCCGTCGCCCTCACCGCCTGTGGTTCCGACGACAAACCCGCCGCGGCGAGCACCACCCAGGCACCGCTGGTCACCACCTCCCCGTCCCCGGCGACCGCCCTGGACAACTCCTCGACGGCAGCTGCCCGCACCTGCCCGACGGCCGAGGGACAGGCCGGTTCGCCCGAGTGGACGCTCAACGGCGCCACCGGCAGCGTCGCCGTCACCGGATCCACCGACACCACGGCCCCCGTCGTCACCGTCAAGGGCCCGTTCAGTGTGAACCAGACCCAGGTGCAGACACTGAAGGCCGGCACCGGGCCCGTCGTCCCCGAAACCGCGACGGTGTCCGTCTGCTACGCGGGCTTCAACGGTCGTGACGGATCGAAATTCGACAGCGCCTATGACCGTGGTGCCCCCGCCACCTTCTCTCTCATGCGCGTGGTGCCCGGCTTCCAGAAGGCCATCGCCGGTCAGAAGGTCGGCTCCACCGTCGCGGTCGCGATGACCTCTGCCGACGGCTACCCCGACGGCCAGCCGAGTGCCGGCATCGAGAAGGGCGACTCGCTGGTCTTCGCGATCAAAATCCTCGACGTCTCGAACTGA
- a CDS encoding sensor domain-containing protein, with product MRSSVATVTVVVVGVLTAGCGSTPGKAVPVTTPPLVARPLVERELDGLLLNPEQVNATMGSAAMTVLSAQATMSDNSSTMAPPECLAIDGAAEATVYAGSGFWAEREQSMNDGDKFTHYLKQAVVLYPTQDKAQEFFDTSAQQWAACTHYTHTQSQSQWTVGPMTNAHDTLSVVSTEQDAAAPGWACGRALAHKNNVIIDINTCSPNPADTAVQIANQIGANVAARW from the coding sequence ATGCGCAGCTCAGTCGCTACGGTCACCGTTGTCGTGGTTGGTGTCCTGACTGCCGGATGCGGTAGCACGCCCGGCAAGGCGGTGCCGGTGACCACTCCGCCACTGGTGGCCCGGCCGCTGGTCGAACGTGAACTGGACGGGCTGTTGCTCAACCCCGAACAGGTGAACGCAACCATGGGATCGGCGGCCATGACGGTGCTCAGCGCCCAGGCCACCATGTCGGACAACAGCAGCACGATGGCACCGCCCGAGTGCCTCGCCATCGACGGCGCGGCCGAAGCCACCGTGTACGCGGGCAGCGGCTTCTGGGCCGAGCGCGAGCAGAGCATGAACGACGGGGACAAGTTCACCCACTATCTCAAGCAGGCAGTGGTGCTGTACCCGACGCAGGACAAGGCGCAGGAGTTCTTCGACACGTCAGCCCAGCAGTGGGCGGCGTGCACGCACTACACGCACACACAGAGTCAGTCGCAGTGGACCGTCGGCCCGATGACGAATGCGCACGACACCCTCAGCGTGGTCTCGACAGAACAAGACGCGGCCGCACCCGGTTGGGCGTGCGGCCGCGCCTTGGCACACAAGAACAACGTCATCATCGACATCAACACGTGCAGTCCCAATCCGGCGGATACGGCGGTTCAGATCGCCAACCAGATCGGCGCCAACGTCGCTGCGCGATGGTGA
- a CDS encoding glycine-rich domain-containing protein: protein MRFKRQGPLDQMNAAVAVLELPAAVFKTCPWQPRDLVEEGLRQWLRCCGAAMRDGQVIGMPSHAVDEAWHGLILCTARYSAFCDVAYGQFLHHHPEGGAPAGAVVEPMHEQLRRTVIAWEKVAEPDEVCVLWDLDERVGVDKPWGIAATRVDEIRSAYRALQVRTR, encoded by the coding sequence GTGCGATTCAAGCGCCAGGGGCCGCTCGACCAGATGAACGCCGCGGTGGCGGTTCTCGAACTGCCCGCAGCGGTGTTCAAGACCTGCCCGTGGCAGCCGCGGGATCTTGTCGAGGAGGGCCTGCGGCAGTGGTTGCGGTGTTGCGGGGCGGCCATGCGGGACGGTCAGGTGATCGGGATGCCGTCGCACGCCGTCGATGAGGCCTGGCATGGCCTGATCCTTTGCACTGCAAGGTATTCGGCGTTCTGCGACGTGGCGTACGGCCAGTTTCTGCACCATCACCCCGAGGGCGGGGCTCCCGCCGGTGCGGTGGTCGAGCCGATGCACGAGCAGCTCCGCCGCACGGTGATCGCCTGGGAAAAGGTTGCCGAACCCGACGAAGTCTGCGTGCTGTGGGATCTCGACGAGCGCGTCGGGGTCGACAAGCCATGGGGTATCGCCGCGACTCGGGTCGACGAGATTCGGTCCGCCTACCGGGCTTTGCAGGTCCGAACGAGGTGA
- a CDS encoding acyltransferase family protein, giving the protein MTAPAPEPVSGTRGFLPAVEGLRAAAALGVVLTHVALQTGYTDGVVGRLLARFDLAVAVFFALSGFLLWRGHAAAAHGLRAEPEVAPYYRSRLVRIMPAYLLTVVAVLTLLPDAHGADRTVWIANLTLTQVFIPKTLIAGLTQMWSLSVEMAFYLVVPLLALAVAKLPLRLRVPVIAGVALLSFGWGYLPIPAYHGANPLNWLPAYASWFAVGMLLAEWMFRPYSWLHQLARQRTVLMIVAVIAFLVAASPLAMPGGHHHATLGQFIVRTALGAVIAGALLAPLVLGVPDDQRRVLGSAPMVTLGRWSYGLFLWHLAALDMVLDMVGRTSFPWALPVVMILTTTFGFAVAAVSYALLEEPCRLALGRWESRRQAAVEQESPAPAS; this is encoded by the coding sequence ATGACCGCTCCTGCCCCCGAGCCCGTGAGCGGAACCCGCGGGTTCCTGCCCGCGGTCGAGGGGCTGCGGGCGGCCGCGGCGTTGGGCGTGGTGCTCACGCATGTGGCGCTGCAGACGGGCTACACCGACGGCGTCGTCGGCCGGTTGCTGGCCCGCTTCGACCTGGCGGTCGCCGTGTTCTTCGCTTTGTCCGGTTTCCTGCTCTGGCGTGGTCATGCCGCTGCGGCGCACGGATTGCGGGCAGAGCCCGAGGTGGCGCCCTACTACCGGTCTCGGCTCGTCCGGATCATGCCCGCCTACTTGCTCACGGTGGTCGCGGTGCTGACTCTGTTGCCGGACGCCCACGGCGCGGACCGGACGGTGTGGATCGCGAACCTGACCCTCACCCAGGTCTTCATTCCGAAGACGTTGATCGCCGGGCTCACCCAGATGTGGAGCCTGTCGGTCGAGATGGCGTTCTACCTCGTGGTACCCCTGTTGGCGCTGGCGGTCGCGAAACTGCCGCTGCGCCTGCGGGTTCCGGTCATCGCCGGCGTGGCCCTGCTCAGCTTCGGCTGGGGTTATCTGCCGATCCCGGCGTACCACGGGGCCAATCCGCTGAATTGGCTGCCGGCCTACGCATCGTGGTTCGCCGTCGGGATGTTGTTGGCAGAGTGGATGTTCCGGCCCTACAGCTGGCTGCATCAGTTGGCCCGGCAACGCACCGTGCTCATGATCGTGGCTGTCATCGCCTTCCTGGTCGCGGCGTCTCCGCTGGCCATGCCGGGTGGGCACCACCACGCCACGCTCGGCCAGTTCATCGTGCGGACGGCTTTGGGGGCCGTCATCGCCGGAGCGCTGTTGGCGCCGTTGGTCCTTGGCGTTCCGGACGATCAGCGCCGGGTACTGGGCAGTGCGCCGATGGTGACGCTGGGCCGCTGGTCGTATGGCCTGTTCCTGTGGCATCTGGCCGCGCTCGACATGGTGCTCGACATGGTTGGGCGGACCAGCTTTCCCTGGGCGCTGCCGGTGGTGATGATCTTGACAACGACGTTCGGATTCGCGGTGGCCGCAGTGAGTTATGCGCTCCTGGAGGAGCCGTGCCGGCTGGCGCTGGGGCGCTGGGAGAGCCGGCGGCAGGCCGCGGTCGAGCAGGAGAGCCCGGCGCCGGCGTCCTGA
- a CDS encoding DEAD/DEAH box helicase, protein MAARISLLDDPADLSALRATGADPDELLASFAEWAEAAGTALYPAQEEALIELASGANVVLATPTGSGKSLVATGGVYFALAGADARSNRESSRRTYYTAPIKALVSEKFFALCDVFGAANVGMLTGDAAVNAGAPIIACTAEILANIALREGAQADIGLVVMDEFHFYGDPDRGWAWQVPLLELPSAQFLLMSATLGDVTVLREDLTRRTGRPTALVAGAERPVPLFYSYATTAMHETIADLLQTKQSPIYVVHFTQAAALERAQALMSVNVSTKEEKAAIADHIGGFRFTTAFGSTLSRLVRHGIGVHHAGMLPKYRRLVEQLAQAGLLKVICGTDTLGVGINVPIRTVVFSALSKYDGTRTRLLNAREFHQIAGRAGRAGYDTAGTVVVQAPEHEVENLKQFAKVADDPKKRRKLVRRKAPEGMVPWGENTMNRLVAAEPEALTSNMRVSTAMILDVVDRPGDPCLAMRRLLGDNHEPRKRQLRHIREAVGIARSLLQAGVLERLPEPEPDGRRYRLTVDLPPDFALNQPLSTFALAAVDLLDPGSETFARDVVSVIEATLEDPRQILAAQLKKARGEAVAAMKAEGIEYDERIELLDDVTYPRPLDELLTHCFEVYCRTNPWAADGHPAPKSVVREMWEQGLTFKEYVSAYGLTRTEGAVLRYLSDAFKALRSGVPAAARTEELTDIVEWLGELVRQVDSSLLDEWEQLTSADQVDEMAVMAPVRPLTGNERAFTAMVRNALFRRVELWARRRWDELGALDAGSGWTAQRWEAAGEPYFTEHEDIGTGADARGPAMLIFDRAPGVWRVRQILDDPAHDHDWGIDVEVDLAASDEDGAPVIKVVDAGLFGS, encoded by the coding sequence ATGGCAGCCCGCATATCACTCTTGGACGACCCCGCCGACCTGTCCGCGCTGCGCGCGACGGGCGCCGACCCCGACGAATTGCTTGCGTCATTCGCCGAATGGGCCGAGGCGGCGGGCACAGCGCTGTACCCGGCGCAGGAGGAAGCGCTGATCGAGCTGGCCAGTGGCGCTAACGTGGTGCTGGCGACGCCAACGGGTTCCGGCAAATCACTGGTCGCCACGGGCGGGGTGTACTTCGCCCTCGCGGGTGCGGACGCGAGGAGCAATAGGGAAAGCAGCCGGCGAACTTATTACACCGCGCCGATCAAGGCACTGGTCAGTGAGAAGTTCTTCGCCTTGTGCGACGTGTTCGGCGCCGCCAACGTCGGCATGCTCACCGGTGACGCGGCAGTCAACGCCGGTGCCCCGATCATCGCCTGCACAGCGGAGATCCTCGCCAACATCGCGCTGCGTGAGGGCGCGCAGGCGGACATCGGGCTGGTGGTGATGGACGAGTTCCATTTCTACGGCGACCCTGATCGCGGCTGGGCGTGGCAGGTGCCGCTGCTCGAGTTGCCCAGCGCCCAGTTCCTGTTGATGTCGGCGACGCTCGGCGACGTGACCGTATTGCGTGAGGACCTCACCCGGCGCACCGGCCGTCCGACGGCGCTGGTCGCTGGGGCCGAGCGCCCCGTGCCGCTGTTCTACAGCTACGCCACCACCGCGATGCACGAGACCATCGCCGACCTGCTGCAGACCAAACAGTCACCGATCTACGTCGTGCACTTCACCCAGGCTGCCGCGCTGGAGCGGGCCCAGGCGCTCATGAGCGTCAACGTGAGCACCAAGGAGGAGAAGGCGGCCATCGCCGACCACATCGGCGGCTTCCGCTTCACCACCGCGTTCGGCTCGACGCTGTCGCGGCTGGTCCGGCACGGCATCGGCGTGCACCACGCCGGCATGCTGCCGAAGTACCGGCGTCTGGTGGAACAGCTGGCCCAGGCGGGCTTGCTGAAGGTCATCTGCGGCACCGACACCCTCGGCGTCGGCATCAACGTGCCGATCCGCACGGTCGTGTTCTCGGCGTTGTCGAAGTACGACGGCACCCGCACGCGGTTGCTCAATGCCCGCGAGTTCCACCAGATCGCCGGACGTGCTGGACGGGCGGGCTACGACACGGCGGGCACCGTCGTGGTGCAGGCACCCGAGCATGAGGTGGAGAACCTCAAACAGTTCGCCAAGGTCGCCGACGATCCGAAGAAGAGGCGGAAGCTGGTGCGCCGCAAGGCTCCCGAGGGCATGGTGCCCTGGGGTGAGAACACCATGAACCGCCTCGTCGCGGCCGAACCCGAAGCACTCACCAGCAATATGCGAGTCTCCACGGCGATGATCCTCGACGTCGTCGACCGCCCCGGTGATCCCTGCCTGGCCATGCGTCGGTTGCTCGGCGACAACCACGAGCCACGCAAGCGGCAGTTGCGGCACATCCGCGAAGCGGTCGGCATCGCGCGTTCGCTGCTGCAGGCCGGGGTGCTGGAACGACTGCCGGAGCCGGAGCCTGACGGGCGGCGCTACCGACTGACCGTCGACCTGCCGCCGGATTTCGCGCTGAACCAGCCGCTGTCGACGTTCGCGCTCGCCGCGGTCGATCTGCTCGACCCGGGTTCGGAAACTTTTGCCCGCGATGTCGTTTCGGTGATCGAGGCGACGCTCGAGGATCCGCGCCAGATCCTGGCAGCACAGTTGAAGAAGGCCCGCGGCGAGGCCGTTGCCGCGATGAAAGCCGAGGGCATCGAATACGACGAGCGCATCGAATTGCTCGACGACGTGACCTACCCGCGGCCGCTCGACGAACTGCTGACGCACTGCTTCGAGGTGTACTGCCGTACCAACCCATGGGCGGCCGATGGGCACCCGGCCCCCAAGTCCGTCGTCCGAGAGATGTGGGAGCAGGGACTCACGTTCAAGGAATACGTGAGTGCCTACGGGCTGACCAGGACCGAGGGCGCGGTGCTGCGCTATCTGTCCGACGCGTTCAAGGCGCTGCGGTCCGGTGTTCCGGCCGCCGCCCGGACCGAGGAGCTCACCGACATCGTGGAGTGGCTGGGTGAGCTTGTGCGCCAGGTCGATTCGAGCCTGCTCGACGAATGGGAACAGTTGACCAGTGCCGATCAGGTCGATGAGATGGCGGTCATGGCGCCGGTACGTCCGCTGACCGGCAACGAGCGGGCGTTCACCGCGATGGTGCGCAACGCGTTGTTCCGCCGGGTGGAGCTCTGGGCCCGACGCCGCTGGGACGAACTCGGGGCCCTCGATGCCGGTTCGGGATGGACGGCACAGCGGTGGGAAGCGGCAGGGGAGCCGTATTTCACCGAGCACGAGGATATCGGCACCGGGGCGGACGCCCGCGGGCCGGCGATGTTGATCTTCGACCGCGCGCCCGGTGTGTGGCGCGTCCGGCAGATCCTGGACGACCCGGCCCACGATCACGATTGGGGCATCGACGTGGAAGTCGACCTGGCCGCATCCGATGAGGACGGCGCCCCGGTCATCAAGGTCGTCGATGCGGGGCTTTTCGGTAGCTGA
- a CDS encoding GAP family protein, translating to MTWLIPDALIVALSPMAVLPPVLLLLYSDRPRSAGLTYLCGWLAGLTAVISAVVLVSPVGQSHAAATSSRLQLGIGIALMALGVLTWFRRKHYAQATGWLTRMQTASPLVTGVMGAVFAVANPKFILACVAGGVAIDAFLTTPVEKAGAIAFFVAVAGSTTAAPILAHLVASRYAEKGLERMRHRVQEHTAAITAVTLTAVGALLVVVASW from the coding sequence GTGACGTGGTTGATCCCCGACGCGCTCATCGTGGCGCTGTCCCCGATGGCGGTCCTGCCGCCGGTGCTGCTCCTGCTGTACTCGGACCGGCCCCGCAGCGCGGGTCTGACCTACCTGTGCGGGTGGCTCGCCGGGCTGACGGCCGTGATCAGCGCGGTGGTGTTGGTGTCACCCGTCGGGCAGTCGCACGCCGCCGCGACCAGTTCGCGTTTGCAGCTCGGCATCGGCATCGCGCTGATGGCACTGGGCGTCCTCACCTGGTTCCGGCGCAAGCACTATGCCCAGGCCACCGGCTGGCTCACCCGGATGCAGACCGCGTCGCCACTGGTCACAGGGGTCATGGGCGCCGTCTTCGCCGTCGCGAATCCGAAGTTCATCCTGGCGTGCGTCGCCGGCGGCGTGGCCATCGACGCCTTTCTGACCACCCCAGTCGAAAAGGCCGGCGCGATCGCCTTTTTCGTCGCCGTCGCGGGATCCACCACCGCCGCGCCGATCCTTGCGCACCTGGTGGCCTCGCGTTATGCCGAGAAGGGTCTGGAGCGGATGCGCCACCGGGTGCAGGAACACACCGCCGCGATCACGGCGGTGACGTTGACGGCCGTCGGGGCGCTCCTGGTCGTGGTGGCATCGTGGTGA